Part of the Streptomyces sp. RFCAC02 genome is shown below.
CGGCCAGCGCGGGCCACGTGGCGCTCGGCCCTGCGGCGTCGGAACCGTGGCTGATCGAACTGCCGTGGTGCAGCCATACCGGGCGGCCCCGGTCGGGCACGGGCGTCACGGGCGCGTCGGCGCGCAGGGCGATGAGTTCGGTGGTCTCGTTGTGCGGCAGCCAGATCTCGACGTCCTTGTCCCGGTCGGGCAGGCCGGTGAACCGGACGGTGCCGGGCTGTCCCTGCCGGTGCGCGGCGGCGCCAGTGGCGGGGTCGATGGTCACGGTGTTGCCGCCGGTGCCGGACGCGCGGCTGGCGAGGCGGCCGTCGACGAGCAGGTCGTACACGCCCTCGGGGCGGGGCGGCGCGCCGGTGTGGACGCGCAGGGTGCGGAGAGTGTCGAGTTCGACGGTGGTGGCGCGCGTACGGAGGGCGAGCCGTACGCCGGAGGGCTGCGACTCGGCCATGGCGAGCTGCGGGTCGGCGGACTGGGCGCGGGCGCGGGGCGGCAGCCGGTGCGGCAGCAGGCCGTGGGCGGTGCGCTCCAGGTCGAGGGCGCCGCGCAGGAGACCGGGGGTGAGGGGGACGGTGGTCAGGGCTTGCGGGCCGGGCATGGTGTCGGCCTCCTGTCGGGGCTCGTGGGGGTACGGGGGTGGCACGGCCGCGTGTCAGGGTCCGGGCCAGTTCCGCAGGAGGGCGTCGAGGGCGTCCATGGTCCGCGTCCATGTCTCGTCGCTGTCGGGCGCGCTGTGGCTGAAGCCGCCGCCCATCTCCAGGCTGACGTAGCCGTGGAAGACGCTGCCCAGCAGCCGTACGGCGTGGGTCCGCTCGGGTTCCGGCAGGTCGTAGCCGCGCAGGATGGCGCGGGTGAGCTGCGCGTGCCGGACGCCGGCGCTGGCGGCGGCCGTTTCGGGGTCGAGCGGGAAGCGGGTGGCGGCGTAGCGGCCCGGGTGCTCGCGGGCGTAGTCGCGGTAGACGTTCGCGAGGGCGGTCAGGGCGTCCTTGCCGGCCCGGCCGGCCACGGCGTCGGCGGCGCGGTCGGCGAGGTCCTGGAGGGCGAGGAGGGCGATGCGGGTCTTGAGGTCGGCGGAGTTCCGTACGTGCGAGTAGAGGCTCGCGACCTTGACGCCGGAGCGCCGCGCCAGCTCGGACACGGTCACGTGCTCGAATCCGACCTCGTCGGCCAGCTCGGCCCCGGCGAGGGTGAGACGTTCGGCGGTGAGACCCGCGCGTGCCATCGATCCACTCCTTTCAGCCTTCAACGAAGGTACATCTGCCTAAAACCTTTAGGCAAATCCTCTTCGACTTCAGGAGGCCGCACGGTCCGGGGCAGTCTCCCGGCGGGCCGCCGCGCGGCGCTAGGGTCGGCCGATGCGCGCACACCGTATTGACCGCCCGGACGATCTCGACGCGGTCCGTGATTCCTACGACCGGGTGGCCGACAACTACGTCCACATGGTGCGGACGACGGGCGTCGGCGACATCCGCGAGGACCCGTGGCTGAAGGCGTCGATCGACGCCTTCGCCGACGCCGTCGGCGGGTCGGGGCCGGTCCTCGACGTCGGCTGCGGCCCCGGGACGGTGACCGCCTACCTCGCCGAACGCGGGCTCGACGTGTCCGGCGTCGACCTCTCCCCCCGGATGATCGAGCACGCGCGACGCCTCTACCCGCAGTGCCGCTTCGACGTCGCGTCCGCCACCGAACTCGACCTCGCCGACGCGTCGCTCGGCGGCGTACTCGGGTGGTGGTCGCTGTTCAACCTCCCGCGCGACGTACTGCCGCAGGTCCTCGCCTCGTTCGCGCGCGCCCTGCGGCCGGGCGGGTACTTCATCACCGCGACGCACGTCGGCGACGGGGACGTGACGCGCACCGAGGCGTACGGGGGCGTGCCCGTGCGCTGGACGACGCACCGGTGGCGGCCGGAACAGCTCGTGGACCTGATCGAACGGGCCGGCCTGCGCACCGTCGCGGAACTCCGCCTCCCGGCGGGCGAACTCACCGGCCCCGGCGTGGTCATCACAGCCCGACGCCCGCCGCACTGACAGCGTGCGAAATCCCGTGAACCGCTGACACCTCCCCTGCCATGCTTGACCCGGCAGCGCCCGGTCGGCCGTTCACCGGGTGGCCGGTGGCGGCCCGCTGTCTGTGGACGAATCCAGTTCGGGGAGTTGTACGCGGAATGGTGCAGCAGGTGCGGTCTCTGGCCGATCAGGTGGCTACGGCAATGCGGGCGGCGATGGCGGACGTCCTGCCCGCCGAGCTCGCAACCGAAGACCCCCTCGTGCGACGTTCCGAGCGTGCGGACTTCCAGGCCAACGCCGCCCTTTCCCTCGCCAAGCGCCTGGGACGCAACCCGCGCGAGCTGGGCGCTGAGCTCGCCGCCCGGCTCGCGGACGTGCCCTGGATCACCGCAGCCGAGGTCTCAGGACCCGGCTTCGTCAACATCTCCCTCGCCGACTCGGCCATGCTGGAGAGCGCTGCAGCCCGCGATGCGGACGACCGGCTCGGGGTACCCGCCGACCAGGCCGGTCAGACGGTCGTACTGGACTACTCCGGGCCGAACGTCGCCAAGGAGATGCACGTCGGCCACCTGCGTTCGACGCTGATCGGCGACGCGCTGGCCCGTGTACTGGGCTTCCTCGGCGCCGAGGTCGTGCGCCAGAACCACGTCGGTGACTGGGGCACCCAGTTCGGCATGCTCATCCAATACCTCTTCGAGCACCCGGAGAATGCCTGGCGCACCAAGGAGGTCGGCCAGGAGGAGACGGCCGGGGCCGTTTCCGCCCTCGACGGGCTCTACCGCACCGCACGCCAGGTGTTCGACGCCGACCCGGCCTTCAAGGAACGCGCGCAACGCCGTGTCGTCGCGCTCCAGAGCGGTGACGAGGAGACCGTCGCCGCGTGGCGGGAGATCGTCACCGAATCGGAGATCGCCTTCCAGCAGATCTACGACCGGCTCGGTGTCCTGCTCACGCGTGACGACGTGCTGGGCGAGTCCTTCTACAACCCCTGGCTCAATGATGTGGTCTCGGAACTGACCGGCAAGGGAGTCCTGGAGGACAGCGAGGGTGCGAAGGTCGTCTTCTTCGACGACATTCGCGGCCCCGAGGGCAAGCGCGTTCCCATGCTGGTGCGGAAGAGCGACGGCGGGTTCGGTTACGCCGCCACCGACCTGGCCACCATCCGGTACAGCGTCCAGGAGTTCAACGGCACGCGCCTCATCTATGTCGTGGACGCACGCCAGGCACAGCACTTCGAGATGGTCTTCCGCACTGCGCGCCGCGCCGGCTGGCTCACGGACGGGATCGAGGCAGTGCACGCCGCCAACGGGACCATCAACGGTCCGGACGGCCGGCCGTTCAAGACGCGTTCCGGCGGTACCGTGCGTCTCGCCGACCTCCTGGACGAGGCGGAGAACCGCGCCCGTGAGGTCGTCGCCGAGAAGAACCCGGCCATGGCGCCCGCGGAGCTCGACCGCATCGCCCGCCTGGCGGGTATCGGCGCGGTCAAGTTCGCGGAGCTGTCCACCTCGCGTGCGAAGGACTACTCCTTCGACGTCGACCGCATGGTCAGCTTCACCGGACAGACCGGCGTCTACCTCCAGTACACCCACACCCGCATCGCCTCCATCCTGCGGAAGGCGGCCGTCACCGGTGCGGGCATCGGGGCGTTCGACCCGGGGCAGACCCTCGAACCGGCCGAACGGACCCTCCTCCTCGAAGCGGACGCGTTCGGCAGTGTGCTCAGTGGCGTTGCCGAAACGCTGGAACCCCACCAGCTCGCCGGGTATCTCTACAGCCTGGCCAGGGCGTTCACGGCGTTCTACGAGTCCTGTCCGGTTCTCGCGGACAGCGTGCCGCAGCCGATTCGTGCGAATCGGCTGGCGCTCTGCAGGCTCACCCGCGCGACACTGGCCCGCGGCCTGGAACTGCTCGGTATCGCCGCGCCTGAGCGGATGTGACGCACAGGGGCCGGGCGAAGGTGTCAGCCCGTGAGGGTCGCGGTGATCTGGCGTGTTGTCTGTGCCGCCACCCTCGGGTTCGTCGCCGCGTAGGCCGCGTACGCGACGATCCCGCCGGTCAGTGCCCAGCCGCGGCCCCGCAGCCACGTGGCGTCGTCCACGCCGAGTGCCGTCCGGAACGCGGCCCGCGGCGCGGCCGAGAACAGGGTGAACGCCATCATCAGGTCGGGGGCCGGGTCGCCGGTGCCGAGGCTGCCGAAGTCGATGACGGCGCTCGGGCGGCCGCCGGTCGTCAGCACGTTGCCGGTGTGGAAGTCGCCGTGGAACCAGACCGGGGGGCCGTCCCAGCCGGGCGCGGCGAGGGCCGCGTCCCACAGGGCGGTCAGGGCCGCCGTGTCGAAGGCGTCGCCGGCCCGTGCGATCGCGGCCCGCGTCTCCCGGTCCCGGTGGGCCAGCGGCGGGCCCGCCAGGTCGTCGGACGCCGCCGGCGGGATGCCCTGCAGCGCGGTCAGGAAGCCGGCGAGTTCGACGGCGGCCTCGACCGAGTCGCCCAGTGCCGCGCTGGTCGCGACCTCGCCGGCCAGCCAGCGGGACACCTGCCACGGCCACGGGTAGCCGAGGTCCGGCTCGCCCACGGCCACCGGGACGGGGACGGCCAGCGGCAGGTGCGGTGCGAGCCGCGGCAGCCACTCCGCCTCCTTGCGCGCCTGCCCGATCGCGCCGTCGTGGCACGGCAGCCGGACGGCCAGGTCGTCGCCCAGCCGGTGGATCACGTGGTCGGAGCCGGCCGGGTCGACCGGCTTCAGCGGGAGTGCGGACCACTGCGGGAGTTGCCTGTCGAGCAGGTTCCCGACGAGTGCGGTGTCGATCGTGGGACGGATGTCAACTGCTCCTGTCGGCGGCCCGCTTCGGGTCGTGGGCGCCGGGACGTATCACAGCGCACCGGGGCGCCGCCGTCCATCCGTTTCCGGCGGAAAACCGGATGCGGTCCCGGGGCACGGTCCGTACGCTCCCGCCGTGCTGATTCGTGAAGAACAACCGGCGGACATCGACCATGTCCGCGACCTCCATCTGCGGGCGTTCGGCGACCACGGCGTCGTCGTCACGGCCCTGCTGGACGACCTGCGCGCGATCGTGACCGCCGGCGAGGGGCTTTCCCTCGTCGCCGAGGACGGGGAACGGATCGTCGGGCACGTGATGTTCACCCGCAGCCGCCTCGACGCGCCCCGCCGGCTCGTGGACGTGCAGGTCCTCAGCCCGCTGGCCGTCACGCCCGACCGCCATCGGGAGGGCATCGGCACCCGCCTGGTGCGGCACGGTCTCGGTGTGCTCGCCGAGCGGGGCGTGCCCGCCGTCTTCCTGGAGGGCGACCCGGGCTACTACCGGCGGCTCGGTTTCGTGCCGGGCGGCGACCTGGGGTTCATCACGCCGTCCCCCCGCGTCCCGGACCCCTGCTTCCTGAGCATCACACTGCCGGCTCACGAGCCGTGGATGACGGGGACGCTGGTGTACGCCGAGGCGTTCTGGCGGCACGACGCGGTCGGCATGCGCGACCCGCACGCCTGACGGCCCTCGGTCCGGAACGACCGGAGCCGGGCGCGGCGGCGGCGTCACCGGAGGAGCTTCGCCGCGTGCGCCACGAACGCCTCGATGGCCGCCTTCGCCTCCGCGTCACGGACGGCCCAGTCGTCCTTCCCGACGGCGAGGGACATGTCGCGCGTCCCGTCGTACGCGCGCTGCGCCGCCTGCACGATCGCGCGGTCGTCGGTGAGCAGCCGCACCCGGTACAGGGCCTGCCGGGCCACCGTACGGAGCCGGTGCGCCTCGTCGCGCGCCGTGCGGAAGCCGTCCCCGGCAGGGTCCTCGCGCCTGCGGTACCAGCGGTCCGCCTGGCCGCGGCGGTAGTCCTCGGCGGCGGCGGCGAACCCGCTGTACGTCTCGATCCGTTCCTGCCGCAGCGCCTCGGAGCGCGCGAACGACTCGCCGCGCCTGATGGCGTTCCGCTGGAAGAGGTGGGCCATGAGGGAACCGAGCAGCGTGCCCGCGACCGCGACGGCGCTCGCCCATATCGCGTCCATGGGCACAGTCCACCACAGCGCGGACGGCGGGGCGTCAGCCGTCGTGCGGGAGGCGGTAGACGGAGACGTGGGACGGTGACTCGGCCGTGAACTCGGTGCCGTTCCAGTCGGCGTGCCGCGATTCGAGCGCGAACCCGGCGAGCCGGGCCATGAGATCGAGTTCGGCGGGCCAGATGTAGCGGTGCGGGGTGCGGAAGAGCCGTGCGTCCCGCCCCGCGCCGAACGTGAAGTGGTGCGAGACGACGTGCTGGTGCAGGGTGTCGTACGTGTCGAGGCCGATGTAGCCCGTCTCCACGCGGCACACCACGGCCTGCCGGCCGGGCGGGAGTTTCCGCAGTTCGGGGACCCACAGTTCGATGACGAACCGCCCGCCGGGCGTGAGGTGGCGGGCGGCGTTCCGGAAGCAGGCGACCTGCGCGTCCTGGGTGAGGAGGTTGGCGATCGTGTTGAACACCAGGTAGACGAGCCGGAACGTGCCCGGCGCCGTCGCGGTCGCCATGTCGCCGACGACGACCGGGATCGTCGCCCCGTCGGCCTTGGCGCGCAGCCGGTCGATCATCGGCCGCGACAGGTCGATGCCGGTGACGGGCACCCCGCGCCGGGCGAGCGGGACGGCGACGCGGCCGGTCCCGATGGCGAATTCGAGGGCGGCTCCCCCGTCGGCGAGCGCGGCGAGACGCTCCACGGTCGGCCCGAGGACCTCGGGCGCGAACATGCCGGTGCCCGGCGTGTCGTACTCCCGGGCGGTCTCCGCGTCCCACAGCTCTTCCTGTTCCCGTCCCATGCCGTCAACGGTCCCGGCCGGCCGGTGCGTTGTCGACGGATTTACGCGGCGCCGCGGGCCGTCTCAACCGTCCGCCGGGGTCTGGGTGAGCAGCAGGACGCCGGGGGCGGCGACCGGGCGGAGGAGGGCGAACGTCAGGCGCGTGCCGTCGGGAGGCGCGGTGACGGTCGTGGGGCGGAACTCGGCGACGGTGCGGCAGTTCCACCAGTGGGCGGCGTCGGGGCGGACGGCGTGGAGGAGTTCGGTGATGTGTGCGGGCCGCGGGTCGTCGGGGAAGTGGGCGACGGCGCTGCGGAAGTGCTCGTACAGGCCGCGCAGCAGTTCGTCGGTGTCCGTGCCGGTGAAGGGGCGGGCGGAGGCGAGCCACAGCAGGACGTTCCGCCGCTCGGCGGGGAGTCCGGTCGCCGGGTCGCCCCAGCGGGCGCGGTGGGCGGCGTTGGCGGCGAGGATGTCCAGCCGTTCGTCCAGGACGAGCGCCGGGGTCGCCGGCCAGGCTTCGACGAGGGCGAGCAGGTCCGGGTCGCGGCGAAGCGACGTATCCATGCCGTTGATCCTATGAGCGCCACTCACCGTACGAGGTGCTGCCTGGCTGCCGGGCGGCGGCCGGCGGAGGGTGGGCGCATGCC
Proteins encoded:
- a CDS encoding GDSL-type esterase/lipase family protein; translation: MPGPQALTTVPLTPGLLRGALDLERTAHGLLPHRLPPRARAQSADPQLAMAESQPSGVRLALRTRATTVELDTLRTLRVHTGAPPRPEGVYDLLVDGRLASRASGTGGNTVTIDPATGAAAHRQGQPGTVRFTGLPDRDKDVEIWLPHNETTELIALRADAPVTPVPDRGRPVWLHHGSSISHGSDAAGPSATWPALAASLGGAELVNLGLGGGALLDPFTARAMRDTPADLISVKIGINLVNADLMRLRAFTPAVHGFLDTVREGHPDTPLLVVSPLYCPVHEDTPGPAAFDLDALREGTVRFVATGDPAERAAGKLTLTVIREELARIVAQREADDPHLSLLDGRDLYGEPDFAELPLPDGFHPDAATHRRVGERFAALAFGAGGPFGAGRA
- a CDS encoding class I SAM-dependent methyltransferase — encoded protein: MGREQEELWDAETAREYDTPGTGMFAPEVLGPTVERLAALADGGAALEFAIGTGRVAVPLARRGVPVTGIDLSRPMIDRLRAKADGATIPVVVGDMATATAPGTFRLVYLVFNTIANLLTQDAQVACFRNAARHLTPGGRFVIELWVPELRKLPPGRQAVVCRVETGYIGLDTYDTLHQHVVSHHFTFGAGRDARLFRTPHRYIWPAELDLMARLAGFALESRHADWNGTEFTAESPSHVSVYRLPHDG
- a CDS encoding TetR/AcrR family transcriptional regulator → MARAGLTAERLTLAGAELADEVGFEHVTVSELARRSGVKVASLYSHVRNSADLKTRIALLALQDLADRAADAVAGRAGKDALTALANVYRDYAREHPGRYAATRFPLDPETAAASAGVRHAQLTRAILRGYDLPEPERTHAVRLLGSVFHGYVSLEMGGGFSHSAPDSDETWTRTMDALDALLRNWPGP
- a CDS encoding aminoglycoside phosphotransferase family protein; its protein translation is MRPTIDTALVGNLLDRQLPQWSALPLKPVDPAGSDHVIHRLGDDLAVRLPCHDGAIGQARKEAEWLPRLAPHLPLAVPVPVAVGEPDLGYPWPWQVSRWLAGEVATSAALGDSVEAAVELAGFLTALQGIPPAASDDLAGPPLAHRDRETRAAIARAGDAFDTAALTALWDAALAAPGWDGPPVWFHGDFHTGNVLTTGGRPSAVIDFGSLGTGDPAPDLMMAFTLFSAAPRAAFRTALGVDDATWLRGRGWALTGGIVAYAAYAATNPRVAAQTTRQITATLTG
- a CDS encoding N-acetyltransferase, with the protein product MLIREEQPADIDHVRDLHLRAFGDHGVVVTALLDDLRAIVTAGEGLSLVAEDGERIVGHVMFTRSRLDAPRRLVDVQVLSPLAVTPDRHREGIGTRLVRHGLGVLAERGVPAVFLEGDPGYYRRLGFVPGGDLGFITPSPRVPDPCFLSITLPAHEPWMTGTLVYAEAFWRHDAVGMRDPHA
- a CDS encoding class I SAM-dependent methyltransferase gives rise to the protein MRAHRIDRPDDLDAVRDSYDRVADNYVHMVRTTGVGDIREDPWLKASIDAFADAVGGSGPVLDVGCGPGTVTAYLAERGLDVSGVDLSPRMIEHARRLYPQCRFDVASATELDLADASLGGVLGWWSLFNLPRDVLPQVLASFARALRPGGYFITATHVGDGDVTRTEAYGGVPVRWTTHRWRPEQLVDLIERAGLRTVAELRLPAGELTGPGVVITARRPPH
- the argS gene encoding arginine--tRNA ligase, with product MVQQVRSLADQVATAMRAAMADVLPAELATEDPLVRRSERADFQANAALSLAKRLGRNPRELGAELAARLADVPWITAAEVSGPGFVNISLADSAMLESAAARDADDRLGVPADQAGQTVVLDYSGPNVAKEMHVGHLRSTLIGDALARVLGFLGAEVVRQNHVGDWGTQFGMLIQYLFEHPENAWRTKEVGQEETAGAVSALDGLYRTARQVFDADPAFKERAQRRVVALQSGDEETVAAWREIVTESEIAFQQIYDRLGVLLTRDDVLGESFYNPWLNDVVSELTGKGVLEDSEGAKVVFFDDIRGPEGKRVPMLVRKSDGGFGYAATDLATIRYSVQEFNGTRLIYVVDARQAQHFEMVFRTARRAGWLTDGIEAVHAANGTINGPDGRPFKTRSGGTVRLADLLDEAENRAREVVAEKNPAMAPAELDRIARLAGIGAVKFAELSTSRAKDYSFDVDRMVSFTGQTGVYLQYTHTRIASILRKAAVTGAGIGAFDPGQTLEPAERTLLLEADAFGSVLSGVAETLEPHQLAGYLYSLARAFTAFYESCPVLADSVPQPIRANRLALCRLTRATLARGLELLGIAAPERM